The Aedes aegypti strain LVP_AGWG chromosome 3, AaegL5.0 Primary Assembly, whole genome shotgun sequence genome contains a region encoding:
- the LOC5569832 gene encoding ficolin-1 translates to MVLKGVAYLFFIHAILIVATVIAEVTTQSDKNGSSNSVKLSFGNSPMTAKTNIRIVPQTCSNHSSGIQPVQPQFGYNEPFLVVCDQDYSGGGWTIIQNRFNGAVNFYRGWKAYEDGFGDLFGEYWLGLKKIHELTYARHHELRIVLEDFDGNTVWARYSDFSVAGPEEKYKVKSLGSYSGTAGDSFRMVLNQYFSTLDADNDQLQNGNCAVLYQSGWWHKECHLSNLNGLYLPGPQQEYATMMCWKEFRGHYYGLKSSRMMIRAVDKTAVV, encoded by the exons ATGGTTCTCAAGGGAGTGGCttatttgtttttcattcaCGCGATACTGATCGTAGCGACTGTGATAGCGGAAGTAACTACACAATCCGATAAGAATGGCTCATCTAACAGTGTAAAACTTTCGTTTGGAAACTCACCGATGACTGCAAAGACCAACATAAGGATAGTACCGCAAACATGTTCCAACCATTCATCCGGAATCCAACCCGTTCAGCCGCAGTTTGGTTACAACGAGCCATTTCTAGTGGTCTGTGATCAGGACTACTCCGGAGGTGGATGGACAATAATTCAAAACCGATTCAACGGTGCGGTTAATTTTTACCGTGGTTGGAAGGCGTACGAAGACGGTTTTGGTGATCTTTTCGGAGAGTACTGGTTGGGGTTGAAGAAAATTCATGAGCTAACCTACGCAAGGCATCACGAGCTGCGCATTGTGTTGGAAGATTTCGACGGCAACACGGTTTGGGCCCGGTACAGTGACTTCTCGGTGGCAGGTCCGGAGGAAAAATACAAAGTAAAGAGTTTGGGCAGCTACAGTGGAACCGCTGGTGATTCGTTTCGGATGGttttgaatcaatatttttccactTTGGATGCGGATAATGATCAACTTCAAAACGGGAACTGCGCTGTCCTATATCAAAGCGGATGGTGGCACAAAGAATGTCATTTAAG CAATTTGAACGGTTTGTACTTGCCGGGACCACAGCAGGAGTATGCAACGATGATGTGCTGGAAGGAGTTCAGAGGACATTACTACGGCTTGAAAAGTTCCCGAATGATGATTCGAGCTGTCGATAAGACTGCTGTAGTATAA